A stretch of DNA from Desulfosarcina ovata subsp. ovata:
TATTTCACCGCTTTGGCCCAGGTAGACTTCCGGCGGCATTATCTCCATTGCCGACGTCAGTGTAAGGGGGATAACCACCTCCTGCCCTCTGAGGCTTCTCGCTTTCGCCACGCCGGTTCCAAATTCTATCGCCGTTGAATAAATGTCAGTATATAGGGCTGATCGATATTTCTGGTTTTCTTCCCGGCCAAGCCATTCGCGGGTGTCTTGCCTTAAAAGCGCATCCCCGACGCGGACTAATCCGGGAATTGTCTCATCCCTTGATCGATTGTCGATAAAACCGATTGACCCGAATAACGCCTCAACCAATCGATCCGGGGAACATTTCGCCATATCTCCGAAGATTCCCCAATGGGCGCCGCGAAAAACCGCATCCCGTAAAAGGCCTTTCAGCATGCGGCCGGAGACAAATGGGCAGCCGAAACGATCTTTTTCAACAACCGCATCCACATGACTGCCACTCCCTTTCCCGGTTCCCGGATGCCAGTAGCTTTGGATATCAAGCACTAATTGGTAGTTAGTGGTCATGGGCTTCTCCTTCGACGGCAATGAGCTGCGTTAAGTCCCCAATAAACGTCCGATAGTTGTCGGCTTCATCCATTTTCTGGAAGGGAAGGTCGTCTTTGTTTGAGATGTGACCAAAAATGTTTTCGGAAAGTGTATAAAAATCTTCCAGGCAAGGTTGAAGTTCCGCATTTTTTTCCATGTTCTCAATCCATCTCCGATATGCCTTGCGGGCTTCGACAGGATCGGCATGCAAAAGGGTCAGGAAATTACGGATCGGCCCCTTGGCCATTACCGGTTTCTGAAAAAGAGATTTCATCTCGATAATATCCGCCAATGGCGGCAAACCGTGGCTGTGAGCGCCCACGCCGTACGCTCCCATGGTCAGTTGATGATGATCGCCGGCTTTCATCTCTTCATCTTGAATGGCTTCATAGCTGGTCGTAAAACTGGTCGTCACCCGATGGAAGGTAACGGCCGAGGGGATTTTATCCCCGTTTTGTTTGCTCATCCGGCGGGCGGTGTCTTTGGAATGTTTGCACAATGATTCCGCCAATTGGTAACCGAGATAAAAGGGTTGGTTGACTTTCACAAAGCAGACGCCGGCACAGGCGGTCAGCCCTTTCGGAACATGATCGGATTCAATTTTGGATAGTTCGGATTGTGTCTCTTTTTCAAAAGCTTCAATAAATGTTTGGGTGAATGAAAGCGCGTATTCGGCACGAATGATCACGGTAAGATCGTCGCCGCCAAGGACAAGCGGCCGGAATGGGAGAATACGCCTGGTGGTAAATGAACGGGAATTCCTAACCTCGCTTGACAGTGCTTCTTTTGCAGCAGCTTCCGTAGCGTTTTTGATGCTGTTGGAAACCTCCCGAAAAATTGCCTTGCTGTCAGTCTTACCGTCATTTTTTAATTTTTCGCCCAGTGTGATCAGTTCCTGTCCCAATCCATTTCCGTCGGCGTGAACGATGGCCACATAATGATTGTCCGAATCAAAAGGGAACGCATCTTTTTCATCTGGATCCAAATTTAACGGGAAGGTAAATTTCTCAAGCGTATCTCTGGATAAAAATTTACGATTCAGAGCGGTTCCCTTACGAAATTTTCTCTTTTCCCTTGTTGCCTCGTCAATCCATTCATATCGATCCTTCTTCACGTTTGCCCACTCGACAGCAGGATTTCCCGTCCGGGGTGCCCGTTTGATCAACGGTCCCGGTACGGGCAACCTTGGCATGGCACGGTTTCGCATCCTCAGAAGTTTTTTCCGGCCATCTTCCAGGGCATCGGAAATGGAGCATCCCTCGGCCACCGTATGGCTGAAGGACAGGCCCGGCGCTTTTTCCGCTACGACAAGGCCCCAGACAGCTTGCAATTTCATGGCATCATCCATTGACTCCAACTTGAGTGTCCATGCTCCGCCACCTTTGCGAATGAAAGCGTCGTCGTTGAAATCAATATTCAATTCTTTGAGTGTCTTTTTCAAAGGTTCATCGAACAAATCTTCAATCAATTCACTGGCGCCAACCATTTCCGCCAGACGGCCACTATCAAAAATAAACGGCTGAATTGTGTGCGCTTCAAATAGGTATAAGCAGCAGGTCATGCCTTTCACCTCCTCCGACATAGGGGTTACTCATCGGTTTGAATGTTCATCGCCAGTGCTGGTACTCCGACCTCATATGCCGCCTCGCCATCCCGCTCGATTGTCTGGATCAAAAACGGCTTTGCAGCCCTTTCGCCCAAAACGGTCTCGATGCGTTTTTTGACCTTCGATTTTCGTTGCTGGAACCAATTTTTTTGTTCGTCAACATCCCTATTCTTTGCAATTTCTTCGGCCCGTTCATACATTCCGCTCCAATCGGAAACGATTTTACCGTAGACCTTGAGGTAATCAGGTACAAACGCATCTTCATCGGGGATCAAGGGCGGCTCGCCTGATTTTTTGCGTTCACACATCCAAAGGTAAAAGGCCAGGTCGGCATTGGGCATGGGGACTTCCATACCGTTGAGCATCAGCCTCTTTTGGACAATATCGATTTCGATGGTTTCCGGCTGGGCAAAACGCTGAATAATGTCAACCGTCGCCTGAAAACCGGCATTTCCATTCAACAGGCCTTCGGGCACCTGGTAACGCATGCGGACATAGGGGATGTCGGACAGGATGATCTGTGCTTCATCGGTGGAATAATAGGTGTTGCCTATCTCTATGCGCTTGGGCTTCGGTCGGGGATAGAAAAAATCGGGATTGTTTTGAAATGGCTCGTTGACCAGTACATGGGACAGGCGATCCTGCATCCTGCCGTAGAGACTGAGGGCGTATCCAGCATAGAAAGACATAGTTTTGCGGCCTCCGGCCAGTGAGAGATGCAGGGCGCTGTTATCGTCGAGAGTGAATTCACGTACTTTGTCCGTGATGAAATCCGAGGCAACCTTGTTATGGGCCGTAGATTGGTTGTCATCGATAAACTGACCTTCGGTATCGGCTATGATATGAATGTGTTCAGAATCAAATCGAATATCCGTGAAACCAAAATCGGCACAAAACCGATGAAACTCTCCGTGTCTTTTTCCAACACCCAATAAAGCCAGGTTGGCCGACCTTGCACCTTCTTTTGTAGTGATAATATGGGTTTCCGTAGGAATAAACAGTGGCGTGTTTTTCACCGAGAGTTTATAGAGGGTCTCGGTGAAAATCTGCGGGGTTTTTCCGATAATCACCAACAGAATACGGCGGGAGAATTGATGCGGTTCTTTCATTTATGCCTCCAAACGACGAAAGGGTTTGTGTTTGAATACATAATAGGCACCGGTTTCGCTATGCGCGAAACTGGCAAACTTGCCGAAAAGTTCGGTTCAATTTCTCCCTAGGACACATGTCCATACATTGTAGGTCCCAACCTCAATTCAATTTCACCACGGTTATTTCCCCAAGCCCGAAGGCCGTCTTCGCGCCAACGTTGGTTTTTTCACAAAATTCGATCAACGGCCAAAATTCTCCTAAAGCCCCCTCGTAGGTGATCGTTCCCATCATACCGTCAAGGGGCGTTTTCTGTTTTTGGCGGTTGGAGTAGCGCTTCAAATTATTCCAGTGAAGTGTGCTGTCAACCGTCCTGACCACCTCGGCTCTTTGCGTCAGCCCTCGATAATCCAGCGGCGGCTCACTACCATTGTATGATTTCAATATGGTGGAGACCCGGCGAAGCATAGCTCTTGTGAGAATATGAAAAGGAAGCTTGGTGGCATGTCTGTTTTGAAATTTCAGTCGCAACGGTGTTTTCAACTGAATCATTACCCGGTTTCCCGAATCCGCTTTCTCCGGCGGGGTAGAAAGGGTGAGTCGGGGCAGGTCTTCATCCATCTGCAGTTTTTGATCTTCTTGCGAATAGACAATCCGGCCATTATGGGACACCGTTTCCATTGTAAAGCGTCCCATTTGATCATTAATCTTTTTACCGATACCCGAATACCCCATGCGTTCAAGGATGCGAATAAAAAAGTAGGGAAGTTGATGGTTCACATCGCCAAACAGCAAAAGAGAAAAAACGAAAATGTCTCCCTTCTTGAAAGCCATCCTGGTGGTAAGTGGTGGCCGGATCACAAAGGGGTGCGGTACGTCTGCGATCCTCATGCCGGCGGGTGGAGAATCTGCCAGAGGGGTCTCAAACACCTTGGTGTAAATACATTGGGTTTTTAACAGACAGGTTTCGCAAGTTTGGTGCTTCAGGATGCATACCACGGATTTAAAGGCGTGGCCGAAAGCCCCCCGGATAGTGGAACCTTTGTAGAGAGGCAGGCGTGCATCACTTTGGAAACGACAGCGAAATTCGTATCGACCATAGAGCATAGCACCTCACGGATGTTTCATTAATTGTAGCACCCTGTATATTATCGACTCAGGCCGGTCCCGTTTCCCCCGGCGCGCACAAATGCCCGCCCAACGCGTTGAGCAACAGGGCACCCTTGTACGGCGGCAATACAGCCAGGGTGCGCATGCGCAGCCGGAACCGCAATGTTTCATGAACAAGCGAAAACGATAGACCAGATGCAAGTGTGCTCATGGCCCGATTCCGATATAGTCGGTTTATATGGGGTGACGTTATTGGATCAATTGAAACGGTCAGAAATTATGTGACTTAAACCGTAGCATTGTAACGCGGATTAATCAAGTTCTGGGATTTGGCTCAATTGCCTCCATCTGGAAGGCTTCTGGATTCCGGCATTCGCCGGAATGACGAAATTGCGTCTCAATAATCCCAAGGATTTGCTTGTCGCTGCGTTTCAGGCTATAGGCTGTTAGGGCAGGCGGATGATGAGATCGCTGCGCTCCGTCGTTTGATACAAACCAATCTCTCGCAGAGTCGCAGAGCCCACAGAGAGGAACAACAAATTGTATGGGCTTCGCCCAAAACCAATTTTTAATGATGAATTATAAATTTTGAATGAAGGTTTCTAATTCGATTTTAATTCAAAATTCAAAATTGTGTTTCATCCAGACCTCGTTATTTGATTCCCCATTCGGAAATCAACCGCCTTTGCGTCTCTGCGTCTTGAGCGAAGCGGGCGAGAGAAAAAAAGTCGGAATTCCCGGTTCGAGGACAGGGGGTGAGGGACGGCAGTCATCAGCGGCTGGTTCGTAGGAGCTGGCCATGCCTGCGACCCTATCCTGTCCGGTTTTCGATGAAGCTTCAGTGAGTTCCCCCTCGCTCCCATGCTCTGCGTGGGAGCGCAATTTTTGTGTGCCTGGTCAATCGGGGTTCCCACGCGGAGCGAGGGAACCAGATGAAAACCAATCTCTCGCAGAGTCGCAGAGTCCACAGAGAGGAACAACAAATTGTATGGGCTTCGCCCAAAACCAATTTTTAATGATGAATTATAAATTTTGAATGAAGGTTTCTAATCCGATTTTAATTCAAAATTCAAAACTAAAAATTCAAAATTGTGTTTCATCCAGACCTCGTTATTTGATTCCCCATTCGGAAATCAACTGCCTTTGCGTCTTTGCGTCTTGAGCGAAGCGGGCGAGAGAAAAAAACTTGCGAAGAAATAGACGTCTCAATAATCCCAAGGATTTGCTTGTCGCTGCGTTTCAAGCTATAGGCTGTTAGGGCAGGCGGATAATGAGATCGCTGCGCTCCGCCGTTTGATACAAACCAATCTCTCGCAGAGCCGCAGAGCTCACAGAGAGGAACAACAAGCTGTGCAAATTGATCAGCCAGTGTCTTGCCTTTCGTCGTAACAGCCCAACGCGTCAGGCCGATTCCGATTCCTCCGGCGCGCACATATGCCCGCCCAACGCGTTGAGCAGCAGGGTGATGGGGCGATCCTCCTCGCTGGTGCCGGTGAAACGGATCGGACCGGGATGGCGGTAGTGGTCGCCGTCAGGGGAGGCGGCCAGCCATTTCTCACGAAAGGCCTTGACCACCCGGAAAGCCGGGGCGTTGACGTCCACAATACTCTTCTCCAGAACCAGTTCGAGTCTGCCCTTACGCTCTTCCAGGTGCATCAGCGGGGCGATGGGAATGCCGATGGGACGCCAGTTGTGAAAATCCTGCTCCAGATTGAGGATGGCAGCCATCTGTCCGGTGGCTCCGTTGGCGATCAGGCTGAAAACGGTGCGCCCCAGGTTGTAGGTGTAGATGCAGTCGAAACGGGTGGGATCACTGCCGCGGCCATCGTAACCGTAAAAATGGGTCTGGGTTTTGAACTTGGGCACGGACAGCTCATAGATCTTCTCAATGGGTGCCGGAATGGCATCCTCCTCACCTAAAAAACCATCCTTGACCAGCGCGGCCTTGAGCGTCTTTTTGGAGATGATCATTTTCTTGATCATCAGATAGCGCGCCTGCTTCCAGTTGTCGAACAGAATCGGTCCGTACATTTCGGGATCAAGCCCGCCCGTTTGCATGATCTTGGCATACTGGCCTTCTTCGATGCCGATCTTGTAGCGGCCTTTCTCTTTCAGTATGCCCAGATAGTCCTTGACCAGATCGAGCAGTACTTTTTCAGTTTCGACCTGGGAGAACTGGAAGTTCCCGTGGCTGTCACGCTCGGTGAGCAGGCCTTCCTGGAAGAACTCGGGGATGTCGTTGAACAGTTCATCATCGCGGGCATTCCAAACGTTGTAGGAGACGTCCTTGCGGATGCCGCGCACCAGGCGACGCAGGTATTCCAGCTTGTCGTCCAAGGCGGGAAAGGCGGTGTGAAAATCGCGGTCGTGCACCTTGTTGTAATTGCCGATGATGGTGTTGAGTTTGATGATGAATACCTGGATTTCGTTGATGAACTCAAGAACGCCCTCGGGAACCACCAGAACCCCGTAGTTTTTCCCCACCGCGGCACGATCCATGATCGCGTCACAGATGACCCGGGAGAGATGACGCAAGGTCATGCCGTAGGCCGTGTAGTCCACCTGCCCCTCTTTCTCGGCTTTTTCCAGGCGGTCGTAATCCACGTAATCGGCCAGGTCCTCACCGACGAGGGTCATGTTGGCGTGGGTCTGCAAGGCCACTTCCAGGGCCAGGTGACTGGCCACCCGGCCCATCACTTTGCACACATGCCAGTATTTGACGTCCGAGGAAGAATCGGTGCACAGGTTGGCAATGGCCTGGGAGAAGGCCCGCGCGGCGGTGTGGAAGCCAAAGGACATGGCGCACAGCACCTGACCGCAGGCATCGCGCACCTGAATGTCGCCATCGATGGTTTTGGGTACGCCGATTACCTGGATATCGTCATTAAACATTTCCTGGGCGAGGAACGCGGCGTTGGTGTTGGAGTCGTCACCGCCCACCACCACCAGGGCATCGAGGTCGAGCCGTTTGCAGGTCTCGCGGGAAAGCGACATTTTCTTCTGGTTGTCGATCTTGGTACGGCCCGTGCGGATCATGGTAAAGCCGCCCACATTGCGATACCGGTCCACGAGCGGTGCGGTCAGTTCCATGTAATCGGCGTCGATGATGCCGTCGGGGCCCATGAGAAAACCGAAAACACGGGTCGCCGGATTGGCCTTTTTGGCGGCATCGAAAAGGCCGGCAATCACGTTGTGGCCGCCGGGTGCCGGACCGCCTGAGAAAACGATGCCGATATTGCGCGCCTTGGTGTAACCGGCCCGGACGGCCTCGTCGGGATCGTCGGTGCCCGCCACGCGCTGAACGGTATTGCCGATGATATGGGAGAGCTGCCGACGCGCCTCCTTGTCGATCTCGAACTGGTATTGGGGCTCGGTTTGAAGGGTTGTGCAGGTGCGATTGAATACCTCACAGACCGGTGGCCGGTAAGCCACTCTCTCTTTCAATTCGAGATTCTCATCCGCCACGGCGTCGATAACGGCGGGGTGGTCAAACAGCTTGTCCAGACGGACGGTGGTATTTTCCGGCATCAAGGCCCTCCAGTCAGGTTGGTTGCGATTGTTGGCGAATTCGTGCCCATTCAGAAATAGCGCGTCTGCCTGTTGTAATAGCCCCCGGCAGTCGGTCAAGTCAAGGCTCAGGGTAACCACATTTGGATCGATTTCCTGTTTTTCGCGGGCATGGCCCGCTCTTACAACCGCCCATGGTCTGTCCCAGCCCCGAAACCGGTGCTGAAACGTGTCTCAACCTGAAGTGCGCCCTTGCCGGCACGCCAATCGGAGAAGGCCGTGACCCGTGCCGCATCGCTTTCAACCGCTTTGCCGCCGGCCAGGATAGGCCGGTTTCCCCCGCCATTCTGAGCTTTACATTGTTTGGATCTTATTATAGAAATAGCTAAAAGTATTTCATGTTCTTATTGATGAACCGGATTTACATAGCCGCCGGCCACGCTTCCGGAAGGCAGGCAAGCCATTGCGTTGAAGGACTGGCAATGGATCCTGTCGTAAGGGGCGCGGCCTGATTCCTAACCAAGATGAGGAGGAGTACCTATGAAAAGAGGTTTGTTTACCCCGTTGGCGATCCTTGCTGCACTGGCCTTCTGCCTGGGGCCCGCATTCGGCGCAGACATCGAACTGGCCAAAAAGTCCCATATCCAGAAAATCCTATCGCGCGGCGAGCTGCGGGTCGGCTTTGAATCCGGTTACATGCCTTTTGAGATGACCAACAAAAAGGGTGATTTCATCGGTTTCGACATCGATTTCGCCAAACGCATGGCCAAGGCCATGGGGGTCAAATTCGTACCGGTCAACACGTCCTATGACGGCATCATCCCGGCCCTGGTCACCGACAAGTTCGACATCATCATGAGCGGCATGACCATTACCCAGGAGAGAAACCTGAAGGTCACCTTTGCCGATCCCTACATTGTTGTCGGCCAGACCATCCTGCTCAACAACAAGCATGCGGGCACCGTCAAATCCTACAAGGACCTCAACGACCCCAAATACACGCTGACTTCCCGTATGGGCACCACCGGTGAGCAGTCGATCAAGCGCATGATCCCCAAGGCCACTTACAAGGGGTTCGAATCTGAAGCCGAGGCCGGTCTGGAAGTGATCAACGGCAAGGCCGACGCTCTGGTCTACGACCTGCCCTTCATCGGCATCCTTTACGCCAGCCAGGGCCAGGGCAGGACCGTGTTTCTGGATAAGCCTTTCACTTACGAGCCGCTGGCCTGGGCCATCAACCCGGGCGACCCGGATTTTCTCAATTTCCTGAACAATTTCCTCAGCCAGAGCAAGGGGGACGGTTTTTACGAAAAAGTTTACAACAAATGGATTTTGAGTTCG
This window harbors:
- a CDS encoding transporter substrate-binding domain-containing protein, which translates into the protein MKRGLFTPLAILAALAFCLGPAFGADIELAKKSHIQKILSRGELRVGFESGYMPFEMTNKKGDFIGFDIDFAKRMAKAMGVKFVPVNTSYDGIIPALVTDKFDIIMSGMTITQERNLKVTFADPYIVVGQTILLNNKHAGTVKSYKDLNDPKYTLTSRMGTTGEQSIKRMIPKATYKGFESEAEAGLEVINGKADALVYDLPFIGILYASQGQGRTVFLDKPFTYEPLAWAINPGDPDFLNFLNNFLSQSKGDGFYEKVYNKWILSSDWKKELQ
- the csm6 gene encoding CRISPR-associated ring nuclease Csm6, which codes for MKEPHQFSRRILLVIIGKTPQIFTETLYKLSVKNTPLFIPTETHIITTKEGARSANLALLGVGKRHGEFHRFCADFGFTDIRFDSEHIHIIADTEGQFIDDNQSTAHNKVASDFITDKVREFTLDDNSALHLSLAGGRKTMSFYAGYALSLYGRMQDRLSHVLVNEPFQNNPDFFYPRPKPKRIEIGNTYYSTDEAQIILSDIPYVRMRYQVPEGLLNGNAGFQATVDIIQRFAQPETIEIDIVQKRLMLNGMEVPMPNADLAFYLWMCERKKSGEPPLIPDEDAFVPDYLKVYGKIVSDWSGMYERAEEIAKNRDVDEQKNWFQQRKSKVKKRIETVLGERAAKPFLIQTIERDGEAAYEVGVPALAMNIQTDE
- the cas6 gene encoding CRISPR system precrRNA processing endoribonuclease RAMP protein Cas6, giving the protein METVSHNGRIVYSQEDQKLQMDEDLPRLTLSTPPEKADSGNRVMIQLKTPLRLKFQNRHATKLPFHILTRAMLRRVSTILKSYNGSEPPLDYRGLTQRAEVVRTVDSTLHWNNLKRYSNRQKQKTPLDGMMGTITYEGALGEFWPLIEFCEKTNVGAKTAFGLGEITVVKLN
- a CDS encoding 6-phosphofructokinase, with protein sequence MPENTTVRLDKLFDHPAVIDAVADENLELKERVAYRPPVCEVFNRTCTTLQTEPQYQFEIDKEARRQLSHIIGNTVQRVAGTDDPDEAVRAGYTKARNIGIVFSGGPAPGGHNVIAGLFDAAKKANPATRVFGFLMGPDGIIDADYMELTAPLVDRYRNVGGFTMIRTGRTKIDNQKKMSLSRETCKRLDLDALVVVGGDDSNTNAAFLAQEMFNDDIQVIGVPKTIDGDIQVRDACGQVLCAMSFGFHTAARAFSQAIANLCTDSSSDVKYWHVCKVMGRVASHLALEVALQTHANMTLVGEDLADYVDYDRLEKAEKEGQVDYTAYGMTLRHLSRVICDAIMDRAAVGKNYGVLVVPEGVLEFINEIQVFIIKLNTIIGNYNKVHDRDFHTAFPALDDKLEYLRRLVRGIRKDVSYNVWNARDDELFNDIPEFFQEGLLTERDSHGNFQFSQVETEKVLLDLVKDYLGILKEKGRYKIGIEEGQYAKIMQTGGLDPEMYGPILFDNWKQARYLMIKKMIISKKTLKAALVKDGFLGEEDAIPAPIEKIYELSVPKFKTQTHFYGYDGRGSDPTRFDCIYTYNLGRTVFSLIANGATGQMAAILNLEQDFHNWRPIGIPIAPLMHLEERKGRLELVLEKSIVDVNAPAFRVVKAFREKWLAASPDGDHYRHPGPIRFTGTSEEDRPITLLLNALGGHMCAPEESESA
- a CDS encoding RAMP superfamily CRISPR-associated protein, whose protein sequence is MTTNYQLVLDIQSYWHPGTGKGSGSHVDAVVEKDRFGCPFVSGRMLKGLLRDAVFRGAHWGIFGDMAKCSPDRLVEALFGSIGFIDNRSRDETIPGLVRVGDALLRQDTREWLGREENQKYRSALYTDIYSTAIEFGTGVAKARSLRGQEVVIPLTLTSAMEIMPPEVYLGQSGEITGWAYKNAEQWIEQALPLIRAVGSNRTRGLGRVKIALKKEEACR
- a CDS encoding Cas10/Cmr2 second palm domain-containing protein, whose product is MTCCLYLFEAHTIQPFIFDSGRLAEMVGASELIEDLFDEPLKKTLKELNIDFNDDAFIRKGGGAWTLKLESMDDAMKLQAVWGLVVAEKAPGLSFSHTVAEGCSISDALEDGRKKLLRMRNRAMPRLPVPGPLIKRAPRTGNPAVEWANVKKDRYEWIDEATREKRKFRKGTALNRKFLSRDTLEKFTFPLNLDPDEKDAFPFDSDNHYVAIVHADGNGLGQELITLGEKLKNDGKTDSKAIFREVSNSIKNATEAAAKEALSSEVRNSRSFTTRRILPFRPLVLGGDDLTVIIRAEYALSFTQTFIEAFEKETQSELSKIESDHVPKGLTACAGVCFVKVNQPFYLGYQLAESLCKHSKDTARRMSKQNGDKIPSAVTFHRVTTSFTTSYEAIQDEEMKAGDHHQLTMGAYGVGAHSHGLPPLADIIEMKSLFQKPVMAKGPIRNFLTLLHADPVEARKAYRRWIENMEKNAELQPCLEDFYTLSENIFGHISNKDDLPFQKMDEADNYRTFIGDLTQLIAVEGEAHDH